TGCAAGCACTGAATTACTTCAATAGGGTAGGCATCCTGTAAATTTGTAAAACTTACTATTCGTGATTTTTTAATTAGCTCGCGAACTTTATCACTCAGTTGAAATTGAGACATAGTTAAAAGGTTTAATTAAAGTATTGTTATCCTATCGAAGTATCTCATCCCATGGATCTCACTCAAATCGAAACCGATCTCCAAAATCCTGATTTTCAATATCGGATTAAAGCGATCGCAACCCTTAAAGATTATTCAGCAGATATTGCCGTTCCCATCTTAATGGAACAGATAAAAGATCCAGAATTTTTAGTGCGTACCTTTGTTGCTCGTGAACTCGGTAGACAGAAAACATCAGAATCCTTTGCTGCACTGCTTCAAATCATGCGCTTTGACAATACTCCCAATGTCAGGGCAGAGGCCGCAAACTCGCTATCTCTCTTTGATCGAATTTCTGCTTCCCATCTAGTTCAAGCTTTTGTCAAGGATGTTCACTGGCTAGTGCGTCGTAGTATCTTAGCGGCCCTAGTAGAAATGGAATGTTATGAAGAAGTTTTGGAAATTTGTAATCTTGGTCTAGAAGGTGAGGATGCAGGGGTAAAAGAATCTTGTATTGATGGCTTAGGGGCTTTATCTAAATCACGTCAGTCTGATGCAGCACTCGCAAAACTCTTAAGTTTCAAAGATTCGGAATTGGAATATATTCGAGTCAGACTTGCCTAT
The Pseudanabaena sp. BC1403 genome window above contains:
- a CDS encoding HEAT repeat domain-containing protein gives rise to the protein MDLTQIETDLQNPDFQYRIKAIATLKDYSADIAVPILMEQIKDPEFLVRTFVARELGRQKTSESFAALLQIMRFDNTPNVRAEAANSLSLFDRISASHLVQAFVKDVHWLVRRSILAALVEMECYEEVLEICNLGLEGEDAGVKESCIDGLGALSKSRQSDAALAKLLSFKDSELEYIRVRLAYALMQFDTPEAKEAMSTLRQDSDYRVVGAAMENLLP